The Nitrospira sp. KM1 genome includes a window with the following:
- a CDS encoding PepSY domain-containing protein has product MTIDSFKRWYAIHKWTSLVSTLFLLMLCLTGLPLVFSDEVRLWLGESVEPPEYVTDTAPVVLDALVKDAQAKRPSDVVKFLTRDDDGPAWFVSMGETATAQDNSALFMYDSRTGAFLHAIPPDEGVVNFLFKLHVEMLAGLPGTLFLGVMGLLLVASVVSGIVVYAPFMRKLPFGAVRRERSARLAWLDLHNLLGIVTVMWVLVVGVTGVINTLDRPLLGYWQMTEIAGMLAPWKDKPAPATIRPVDDAVRAAETAAPDMAVRFIAFPGTPFASPYHYMVFMRGQDPLTARLLKPMLVDAETGRMSDSRNLPWYLTALLVSQPLHFGDYGGMPLKILWAGLDVITIVVLGSGLYLWWKKRRQTVEDVIFADAYRGLAAGGRS; this is encoded by the coding sequence ATGACGATCGATTCCTTTAAGCGCTGGTACGCCATTCATAAGTGGACCAGCCTGGTGAGCACGCTCTTTTTGTTGATGCTCTGTCTCACCGGTCTGCCCCTCGTGTTCAGCGACGAAGTGCGCTTGTGGCTCGGCGAGTCGGTCGAGCCCCCCGAGTATGTAACGGACACGGCGCCCGTCGTGCTCGATGCATTGGTCAAGGATGCACAAGCGAAGCGGCCGTCAGACGTCGTCAAATTCCTTACGCGCGATGATGACGGTCCGGCTTGGTTTGTCTCGATGGGAGAGACTGCCACGGCGCAGGATAACAGCGCACTGTTCATGTATGACTCCCGCACCGGGGCCTTCCTCCACGCCATTCCTCCGGACGAAGGGGTGGTGAACTTTCTGTTCAAACTGCACGTCGAGATGCTGGCCGGTCTTCCGGGAACGTTGTTTCTCGGTGTAATGGGCCTCCTACTCGTCGCGTCCGTGGTGTCAGGCATTGTGGTCTACGCGCCGTTTATGAGGAAATTGCCGTTCGGGGCGGTGCGGCGGGAACGTAGCGCCAGGCTCGCATGGCTCGACCTGCACAATCTTCTCGGAATCGTCACGGTGATGTGGGTGCTGGTCGTGGGCGTGACGGGAGTCATCAACACACTGGACCGGCCGCTGCTGGGTTACTGGCAGATGACCGAGATTGCCGGGATGCTGGCGCCGTGGAAGGACAAGCCCGCACCGGCAACGATACGGCCAGTGGATGACGCGGTGCGCGCTGCGGAAACGGCAGCTCCGGACATGGCCGTTCGCTTCATCGCATTCCCGGGAACACCGTTCGCGAGTCCGTATCACTACATGGTGTTCATGCGCGGCCAGGATCCGTTGACGGCGCGGCTGCTGAAACCGATGCTGGTGGACGCGGAGACGGGCCGGATGAGCGACAGCAGAAATTTGCCGTGGTATCTGACAGCATTGCTGGTTTCCCAGCCGCTGCATTTTGGAGATTACGGGGGCATGCCGTTGAAGATCCTATGGGCCGGCTTGGACGTGATCACCATCGTCGTCTTGGGCAGCGGCCTCTATTTGTGGTGGAAAAAACGGCGGCAGACTGTCGAGGATGTGATCTTTGCCGATGCCTATCGGGGACTAGCGGCCGGAGGAAGGTCCTGA
- a CDS encoding RNA polymerase sigma factor codes for MTLSYAQIESLFHQYRDELTRRLAMMVNSRDTAADLVQETYLRLLGLAEKQVVEQPRALLHRIATNLAIDHVRKDKSRLHVDDSMDAAMAIPSHAPSQERALEGKQRFQRFLQSTEHLPPRTREAFLLYRVYGYTYPEIAERMKISESGVEKLLMRALDQFCRAAEASDDDE; via the coding sequence ATGACGCTCTCCTACGCACAGATCGAAAGCCTGTTTCATCAGTATCGGGACGAGTTGACCAGGCGGTTGGCGATGATGGTCAATTCCCGGGATACGGCAGCCGACCTGGTGCAGGAAACCTATCTAAGACTGCTGGGGCTTGCCGAGAAGCAAGTCGTCGAACAGCCGCGCGCGCTGCTTCATCGCATTGCAACGAACCTGGCGATTGATCATGTCCGGAAGGACAAGAGCCGTCTTCATGTCGATGATTCGATGGATGCGGCAATGGCTATTCCCTCTCATGCGCCGTCACAAGAACGGGCACTGGAAGGAAAACAACGGTTTCAGCGCTTTTTGCAATCGACTGAGCATTTGCCGCCGAGGACCCGTGAAGCATTCCTGCTCTATCGTGTGTATGGCTATACCTATCCCGAGATCGCCGAGCGCATGAAGATTTCAGAAAGCGGAGTCGAGAAACTGCTCATGCGGGCCTTGGATCAATTTTGCAGGGCTGCCGAAGCGTCCGATGATGACGAGTGA
- a CDS encoding FecR family protein: MKSSDGILHPSYPYPSHRQDMMKPPSRPHEAVSESGEKSDLRSEAIAWVIRLRNSRLSSEDRKAFESWQAQSPAHATAFQQVSAVWDDPELGAAATHAARIHAPQAVVQRNPFRRSWRYQAAAVAAGVVLLVLAVVPLDFLTRMQADYYTVAGERRTVQLPDQSTVMLNTQTAIAMSFDGSTRQIRLLKGEAFFKIRQDPDRPFIVESDDTSTRAVGTEFVVRAQRDRDQVTVVEGIVEVRSRAGHDAAARVGGGFQVRMTDGHLGQPQAVDASAASAWIKGRLVVNGVPLAQVIDEVRRYHPGTIIFLNHGIGDTKVTGTYNLTEPSKILTLLSNTFPLHVVGLADRIVLMY; encoded by the coding sequence GTGAAATCGTCAGACGGTATACTACATCCCTCCTATCCGTATCCTTCGCACCGGCAGGACATGATGAAGCCACCCTCTCGTCCCCATGAGGCCGTGTCGGAATCCGGAGAAAAGTCCGATCTCCGCAGCGAAGCCATCGCCTGGGTCATCCGGTTGCGAAACAGCCGGCTGTCATCGGAAGACCGCAAAGCCTTCGAGTCCTGGCAGGCCCAAAGTCCCGCACACGCCACCGCCTTTCAGCAAGTCTCAGCAGTCTGGGACGACCCTGAATTGGGTGCGGCAGCCACCCATGCGGCTCGGATTCATGCTCCCCAGGCCGTCGTTCAAAGAAATCCGTTCCGGCGATCGTGGAGGTATCAGGCGGCGGCCGTTGCAGCCGGCGTCGTGCTGTTGGTTCTAGCGGTCGTCCCATTGGACTTCCTCACCAGGATGCAGGCGGACTATTACACGGTTGCCGGGGAGCGGCGCACTGTACAATTGCCTGATCAATCGACCGTGATGCTCAACACGCAAACCGCCATTGCAATGTCCTTTGACGGGTCAACCCGGCAAATCCGGCTCCTGAAAGGCGAGGCTTTCTTCAAAATCCGGCAGGATCCGGACCGGCCTTTTATCGTCGAAAGCGACGACACCTCGACCCGCGCCGTAGGAACGGAGTTCGTCGTGAGAGCGCAACGCGATCGCGATCAGGTCACGGTCGTCGAAGGGATCGTCGAAGTCCGCAGTCGGGCCGGTCACGACGCCGCTGCACGGGTCGGCGGGGGATTCCAGGTGCGGATGACCGACGGCCATCTTGGACAACCGCAGGCCGTCGATGCGTCGGCGGCATCAGCCTGGATCAAAGGACGATTGGTCGTGAACGGCGTGCCGTTGGCACAAGTGATCGACGAAGTGCGCCGGTACCATCCAGGCACGATCATATTCTTGAACCACGGTATCGGCGATACGAAAGTCACCGGCACGTACAACCTGACTGAGCCTTCCAAGATCCTCACTCTCCTCTCGAACACATTCCCACTGCACGTGGTCGGGCTGGCCGACCGAATCGTTCTTATGTACTAA
- a CDS encoding TonB-dependent receptor, which produces MRRTGLIVAMVFFMGGTGASITLAQDAMPVVKSGSTVEFDIPPQSLGTALNAFAERTGWQISVPTDKTAGIDSPGVTGPHTPESALGALLAGSGLVYVLTDASSITVMPGAAPLAAPAVVGPGSAVPADPADGGLSANGKTKPVKVPEILVKDVKHRDDDTKSYVAEEASTAMRTDTPIRDTPQSIQVITRKVIEEQRAIRLDTALQNVSGIFTGVSNSADVNDAWFIRGFPANNNNIVRNGLFDPNSAQTASDPYNIQRLEVLKGPSSVMYGLGDPGGIINIVTRKPLPDAAYSANVTLGNFNLYRSELDATGPLNVDKTLLYRLTVVGQKADSFIDYANRDVVGITPVVTWLMGSRTTLTVEGEYFRRWTQRITGLPAQGTVLPNINGPLPRSLFTGMGDFGRNDRTVYRIGYDLSHQFNNNWSIRNTYRYSIQEIDQINGGPLGLLPDQRTITRFWAGSDTGLSRSHYHDMITNLIGHFRLLEMDHTLLTGFELREQRFNPLQNTQRRGPSLDLDLFAPNYSINPYSAPFFSSNRFDQAQKVAAAYIQDQVALLPNLKFVGAIRFDYVHQWGRNGPYASNPPEQNSDDTGISPRLGLVYQPIEPVSLYTSWMRGFLPNDPGAFNPGGALFEPQRSTQYEVGIKTFFLQNRLSASLAWYHLTRENLLTPDPDPSLAAQNFQVQTGEQRSQGIEFDVTASLAAGWNVIASYSYTDAEVTKDNDLALVNKRLGMIPYNKATLWSTYHFQEGPLAGFGLGGGVIGYGKMNAAIFGANQVEVPGYVIANAALYYNHDMQAGNWLGAKQVNVAVNLHNLLDQRYVAQAFNTTTGFFFGDPRTVLATVGLRF; this is translated from the coding sequence ATGCGGCGTACCGGTTTGATTGTGGCGATGGTGTTCTTCATGGGTGGAACCGGCGCTTCCATCACGCTGGCTCAGGATGCCATGCCGGTCGTCAAGAGCGGATCGACTGTCGAGTTCGACATTCCGCCGCAGTCTCTCGGCACGGCATTGAACGCATTTGCCGAACGGACGGGATGGCAGATCAGCGTGCCCACCGACAAGACCGCCGGCATAGACTCGCCCGGGGTAACGGGACCGCATACACCTGAATCTGCGCTGGGCGCCCTGCTTGCAGGAAGCGGCCTGGTGTATGTGTTGACCGATGCCAGTTCCATCACAGTGATGCCCGGAGCCGCTCCGCTCGCTGCTCCTGCCGTGGTCGGACCGGGTTCGGCGGTTCCCGCTGATCCTGCCGACGGTGGCTTGAGCGCCAATGGAAAAACCAAGCCGGTCAAAGTGCCCGAGATTCTCGTGAAGGACGTGAAGCATCGCGATGATGACACGAAATCCTATGTGGCGGAGGAGGCGAGTACAGCCATGCGGACCGATACGCCGATCCGTGATACGCCACAGTCGATCCAGGTGATTACGCGGAAGGTGATAGAGGAACAACGCGCGATCAGACTGGATACCGCCCTGCAAAATGTCAGCGGCATTTTTACGGGGGTGTCAAACAGCGCCGATGTCAATGATGCGTGGTTTATTCGAGGATTTCCAGCGAACAATAACAATATCGTGCGCAACGGCCTGTTCGATCCGAACTCTGCACAGACGGCGTCCGATCCCTATAACATCCAGCGGCTGGAGGTATTAAAAGGGCCATCGTCAGTGATGTACGGATTGGGAGATCCAGGCGGCATCATCAATATCGTCACTCGGAAACCGCTTCCGGACGCGGCGTATTCCGCCAATGTCACTCTTGGTAATTTCAATCTTTATCGATCTGAACTTGACGCGACAGGCCCGCTCAATGTCGATAAAACGCTGCTCTACCGGCTGACAGTCGTTGGTCAAAAGGCCGACAGTTTCATCGATTATGCCAATCGCGATGTGGTGGGCATTACTCCAGTCGTCACATGGCTGATGGGATCTCGAACAACGCTGACCGTAGAAGGTGAGTATTTCAGGCGGTGGACCCAACGGATCACCGGGCTTCCAGCGCAAGGAACGGTGCTGCCCAATATCAACGGACCACTCCCTCGGAGTCTTTTCACCGGCATGGGCGATTTTGGGAGAAATGATCGCACAGTCTATCGGATTGGTTATGACTTGAGCCATCAATTCAACAACAATTGGTCCATTCGGAATACGTATCGGTACTCGATTCAGGAGATTGATCAAATAAACGGTGGTCCACTTGGGTTACTTCCAGACCAGCGGACCATCACACGATTCTGGGCTGGTTCCGACACAGGTCTCAGTCGTTCGCATTACCACGATATGATAACCAATCTTATTGGCCATTTCAGACTGTTAGAGATGGATCATACGTTATTGACGGGGTTTGAGCTTCGAGAACAGCGCTTTAACCCTTTACAGAACACGCAACGCAGAGGGCCTTCGCTGGATCTGGATCTCTTCGCACCGAATTACAGTATCAATCCATACAGCGCCCCCTTTTTCAGCAGCAACCGCTTTGACCAAGCTCAGAAGGTTGCCGCGGCGTATATCCAGGATCAGGTAGCTCTGTTGCCGAACCTCAAGTTCGTCGGCGCGATTCGATTCGACTATGTCCACCAGTGGGGCCGGAACGGTCCCTATGCGAGTAATCCCCCCGAACAAAACTCTGATGACACTGGCATCAGTCCGCGACTCGGTCTGGTTTACCAGCCGATCGAGCCGGTGTCGCTCTATACGTCATGGATGCGGGGATTCTTGCCCAATGATCCAGGGGCCTTCAATCCTGGGGGCGCGTTGTTCGAGCCTCAGCGCTCCACGCAATATGAAGTCGGGATCAAGACCTTCTTTCTACAAAATCGTCTGTCCGCGAGCCTTGCTTGGTACCATTTAACCAGGGAAAATCTCCTCACACCCGACCCGGATCCTTCCCTGGCCGCCCAGAACTTCCAAGTCCAGACCGGCGAGCAGCGGAGTCAGGGAATCGAATTTGATGTCACGGCGAGCCTGGCCGCCGGATGGAACGTCATTGCCAGTTATAGTTACACCGACGCGGAAGTGACGAAGGACAACGATCTAGCGCTGGTGAACAAGCGTCTGGGGATGATCCCGTACAATAAAGCGACGCTTTGGTCCACGTATCACTTCCAAGAAGGACCATTGGCAGGATTCGGTCTTGGAGGGGGTGTGATTGGCTACGGTAAAATGAATGCCGCAATTTTTGGTGCAAACCAAGTGGAGGTACCCGGCTATGTGATTGCCAACGCAGCACTGTATTACAACCATGATATGCAGGCAGGCAATTGGCTGGGAGCAAAGCAAGTAAACGTCGCCGTGAATTTACACAATTTGTTAGATCAACGCTATGTCGCACAGGCGTTCAACACCACCACAGGGTTCTTTTTCGGTGATCCTCGTACCGTGCTTGCCACGGTGGGGCTGCGGTTCTGA
- a CDS encoding PepSY domain-containing protein, which translates to MKDSVAQSMDWLHTWSGLLFGWLLFAIFLTGTLAVFDKEITHWMQPEIHPVTASHPNLDAAARHLSRLAPKAELWWINLPGERSPVADIYWRQAGVTSHRVMDPRSDELIVSRETRGGDFFFRFHYQLLLERPGIWIVGAAAMAMLAALVTGLIIHRRIFKDFFTFRPRSSAHRAWLDVHNVTSILVLPFHLMITFTGLVIFWSVYMPAGLQAMYGGNREAFQAETDSRVIRKPAHEAAPLVSLTEFEQEGRSFWQGGQTRRVVVSNPGDRHAIVDVYRQLDDRLALVSDRVSFDGTTGERLNVRTTYAPAFLTQSVLSGLHFVQFGGPPMRWLYFLMGLAASAMIATGLVLWVIKRLERHAGRAQAVGYRLVEVLNVTAVAGLLVATAAFFWANRLIPVEVDRRELWELRGFFLVWVLCCVHSFARAGSMSAWKEQLYTGAFLLGFLPVLNALTAGSHLLASVPNGQWVVAGFDLTAVAAGAMLGWTAWRLGHPVKEKSLDRLAPVALPEGQQAEQI; encoded by the coding sequence ATGAAAGACAGCGTCGCACAGTCGATGGATTGGCTGCATACGTGGAGCGGGTTGCTCTTCGGCTGGCTGTTGTTCGCCATCTTCCTGACCGGCACGCTGGCCGTGTTCGACAAAGAGATCACCCATTGGATGCAGCCGGAGATCCATCCCGTCACCGCATCTCATCCGAATCTCGACGCCGCGGCCCGGCATCTGAGCCGTCTCGCTCCGAAGGCCGAGCTCTGGTGGATCAATTTACCAGGCGAGCGGTCCCCCGTAGCGGACATCTATTGGCGGCAGGCCGGCGTCACGTCTCACCGCGTCATGGATCCGCGCTCGGACGAGCTGATTGTGTCGCGCGAGACGCGCGGCGGCGACTTCTTCTTTCGGTTCCATTACCAACTGCTGCTGGAGCGGCCCGGCATCTGGATCGTGGGGGCTGCGGCCATGGCCATGCTCGCGGCCTTGGTGACGGGGTTGATCATCCATCGGCGGATCTTCAAGGACTTTTTTACATTCCGGCCTCGATCGTCGGCGCATCGGGCATGGCTGGACGTCCACAACGTCACGAGCATCCTCGTGCTCCCGTTTCATTTAATGATTACCTTCACCGGGCTCGTCATTTTCTGGTCGGTGTACATGCCGGCCGGATTGCAAGCCATGTATGGAGGAAATCGCGAGGCGTTTCAGGCAGAGACGGATTCCCGCGTCATCCGGAAACCGGCCCATGAGGCAGCTCCTCTGGTTTCTCTCACCGAGTTCGAGCAGGAGGGGAGATCGTTTTGGCAGGGCGGGCAAACGCGGAGAGTCGTCGTGTCGAATCCCGGGGATCGTCATGCGATCGTGGATGTCTATCGTCAGCTCGACGATCGATTGGCCTTGGTAAGCGATCGTGTGAGTTTCGACGGGACCACCGGCGAACGGCTGAATGTCAGAACGACCTATGCTCCGGCCTTCCTGACCCAGTCCGTACTGTCCGGACTGCATTTCGTGCAGTTCGGAGGGCCTCCCATGCGGTGGCTGTATTTCCTCATGGGGCTGGCGGCCAGCGCCATGATTGCGACCGGGCTGGTGCTCTGGGTCATCAAGCGGCTGGAGCGTCATGCCGGCCGTGCACAGGCAGTGGGCTATCGTCTGGTTGAAGTCCTGAATGTGACGGCCGTGGCAGGGTTGCTGGTCGCGACCGCCGCATTCTTCTGGGCGAACCGTCTCATACCGGTCGAAGTCGACCGTCGCGAGTTGTGGGAACTGCGCGGGTTCTTCCTGGTATGGGTCCTGTGCTGCGTGCACAGCTTCGCGCGAGCCGGCTCCATGTCCGCCTGGAAAGAACAATTGTACACGGGAGCGTTCCTGTTGGGTTTCCTGCCGGTCCTCAATGCGCTGACGGCCGGGAGTCATCTGCTGGCGAGCGTGCCGAACGGACAATGGGTGGTGGCGGGTTTCGATCTTACGGCCGTGGCCGCAGGCGCAATGCTGGGCTGGACGGCTTGGCGTCTGGGGCACCCGGTGAAGGAGAAATCCCTGGACCGCCTCGCGCCGGTTGCGCTGCCGGAGGGACAACAGGCTGAGCAGATTTGA
- a CDS encoding RNA polymerase sigma factor, with protein sequence MAAQDYEQLFHSAGDDLRRFLSRRITCPHAVSDMMQEAFLKLMGAQPATDIKDPRAYLFRIAANLAINHGTRRRDVAPPSAVSNSTEALPEVSDERTPERVVEGNRQLRRVMDAIESLPERCKEVFILYRFHSMSQTEIAEQLGISVSMVEKHVIRAMRYCRDARDQAD encoded by the coding sequence ATGGCTGCTCAGGACTACGAACAATTGTTTCATTCCGCCGGGGACGATTTGAGGCGGTTTCTCTCGCGCCGCATCACCTGTCCGCATGCCGTGTCCGACATGATGCAGGAGGCGTTTCTAAAACTCATGGGCGCTCAACCGGCTACGGACATTAAGGACCCGCGCGCGTATCTCTTTAGAATCGCTGCCAATTTGGCCATCAATCATGGAACAAGACGACGTGATGTGGCACCGCCGTCCGCGGTGAGCAACTCGACTGAGGCTCTGCCGGAGGTGTCGGATGAACGCACGCCGGAACGGGTCGTGGAGGGTAATCGCCAGCTTCGACGAGTCATGGACGCGATTGAATCTCTGCCCGAACGCTGTAAGGAAGTGTTTATTCTCTATCGATTTCATAGCATGAGCCAAACGGAGATCGCCGAGCAGCTTGGGATTTCCGTCAGCATGGTGGAAAAGCATGTGATTCGGGCCATGCGGTATTGTCGCGACGCCAGGGATCAGGCAGACTGA
- a CDS encoding FecR domain-containing protein translates to MNPPEKGRTGSTSSPDVYDEAVRWLMALKRPSESLHDRHAFERWLAADPEHARAYARCRADWEGMEPLAVVYGPQADGERTATGSFSRSTGWKWMTAMAAMLAALVTIGWFTASWFLPTFEVTAQTQAAERKTMQLADGSNIELNGRSHVRVKYFRGRRVAHLEQGEAIFDVTPDSSRPFTVEAGIGRVRVIGTSFQVTREADHLAVAVLRGRVQVDRVGTPKTTVVLSAGQGTDVTAAGIDEVKEVTAAAVGSWTRKVLVFDHAPLRDVVSAIQRQYAGTIQLDAEAAEIPLTAVVQFADIDTTLTALSSSLPVQVDHPAPARWYIRRNGKS, encoded by the coding sequence ATGAATCCGCCTGAAAAGGGCCGTACCGGATCGACGAGTTCGCCGGACGTGTACGATGAGGCCGTGCGTTGGCTCATGGCGTTGAAGCGCCCTTCCGAATCTTTGCATGATCGGCATGCATTCGAACGATGGCTCGCTGCGGACCCCGAACATGCACGCGCCTATGCCCGTTGCCGTGCCGATTGGGAAGGAATGGAACCGCTGGCCGTGGTCTATGGTCCTCAGGCCGACGGGGAGCGTACGGCAACGGGTTCATTCAGCCGTTCAACCGGTTGGAAGTGGATGACGGCCATGGCGGCCATGCTGGCCGCATTAGTCACCATCGGATGGTTCACCGCGTCATGGTTCCTGCCCACCTTCGAGGTGACGGCGCAAACACAGGCGGCGGAACGAAAGACAATGCAGTTAGCGGACGGGTCGAACATCGAACTCAACGGGCGTTCGCACGTGCGCGTGAAGTATTTCCGCGGCCGGCGCGTGGCTCATCTCGAGCAAGGGGAAGCGATATTCGATGTGACCCCCGATTCGTCCCGCCCGTTCACCGTGGAAGCAGGCATCGGCAGGGTTCGCGTGATCGGGACGTCGTTTCAGGTGACCCGTGAAGCGGATCATCTGGCCGTGGCGGTATTGAGAGGTCGCGTCCAGGTCGATCGCGTGGGCACGCCGAAGACAACCGTCGTGCTTTCAGCCGGTCAGGGTACCGACGTGACAGCAGCCGGCATTGATGAGGTCAAGGAGGTGACGGCTGCAGCGGTGGGATCTTGGACTCGAAAAGTCCTGGTGTTTGACCATGCTCCGCTTCGGGATGTTGTTTCGGCCATTCAGCGCCAGTATGCAGGCACCATCCAATTAGATGCTGAGGCCGCCGAAATTCCGCTGACGGCGGTTGTGCAGTTTGCCGATATCGATACGACTCTCACGGCCCTCTCCTCAAGCCTTCCCGTCCAAGTCGACCATCCTGCGCCGGCGCGTTGGTATATCCGACGGAACGGCAAATCATAG
- a CDS encoding TonB-dependent receptor encodes MLQQCVGFIKRVRAPWLIMTGIALVPALWSTGAGAQEHAFSIGPQPLNKALIEYATQAGVSVNADPEILEGRQTMGVTGQFSNEAALQQLLQGTGLQLQQAGANTFTILPAAVVPMKTPHGSAEKPVKVPEILVKEVRARDESNSYVAEEASTATRTDTPLIQVPQSIEVVTRKVMDDQRAIRVEQALRNVSGVNIGYTAQGRAANDTMFCRGFPCAFFKDNMRNDDFVQAFAFRDVANIQRLEVLKGPASVLYGRSEPGGIINIMTKQPQADRYASIEQIVGSYNYYRTMLDATGPLDEGKKFLYRINGAYENTESFRDLVHGQRYFVSPVFLWKAGNNTSVTIEGEYIRDRMSSDAGLPAIGRSVAPLPRSRFLGEPFDTSGVEEGRVSLRVNHRFSDAWRIESQIRIDESTISGHFTNPIAVQANNTTLTRNVLDQLADTSSYYWRNDVIGKVATGSIKHEILTGVELGRQSSSLDRAQAPFGSINIYNPIYNQFLVPPLNLTRFARSFANAVGGYVQDQIALTDNLFVLAGARGDYFYQHSTVAGGDTKAENWGFSPRIGVTYQPLPAVAFYANVTRSFQPTFGPFAAVSNLYLPTTGTQYEAGMKTDIVPGRLTSTIAVYRIDKKNVLAVDPTNFLLQIQTGGQRSQGVELDLAAQLTDAWKVIATYAYTDARVTADTTIQVGNRLPLISRNTASFWTTYDFLEGPLKGFGTGAGVFIAGERAGDINNSFELPGYVRTDAALYYRKNEIFDRTNLVAQLNFQNLLNQDYYYGGFQTRGSAGFPGAPLSVLGSIKFEFF; translated from the coding sequence GTGCTACAGCAGTGCGTTGGGTTTATCAAACGTGTCAGGGCGCCTTGGCTGATCATGACAGGCATTGCATTGGTCCCCGCGCTGTGGAGTACGGGTGCCGGCGCGCAAGAACATGCTTTCAGCATTGGCCCTCAACCGCTGAACAAGGCATTGATCGAATATGCCACGCAGGCGGGAGTGTCGGTGAATGCCGATCCCGAAATCCTGGAAGGCAGGCAGACGATGGGGGTGACCGGCCAGTTCAGTAACGAGGCCGCGCTCCAACAGCTGCTGCAGGGAACAGGATTGCAGTTGCAGCAGGCTGGCGCGAATACCTTTACGATCCTGCCGGCAGCGGTCGTGCCCATGAAAACCCCGCACGGGAGTGCCGAAAAACCTGTCAAAGTCCCCGAGATCCTCGTCAAAGAGGTTCGAGCCCGTGATGAGAGCAACAGCTATGTCGCGGAAGAGGCGAGTACGGCGACGAGGACGGATACGCCTCTTATCCAGGTTCCCCAGTCCATCGAAGTCGTGACGCGGAAGGTGATGGACGATCAGCGCGCGATCAGGGTGGAACAGGCATTGCGCAACGTGAGCGGCGTCAACATCGGTTATACCGCGCAAGGACGCGCGGCGAACGACACGATGTTTTGCCGTGGATTTCCCTGCGCCTTCTTCAAGGACAACATGCGCAATGACGACTTCGTGCAGGCGTTCGCGTTTCGCGACGTCGCGAACATCCAGCGGCTCGAAGTGCTCAAAGGGCCGGCGTCGGTCCTGTACGGCAGGAGCGAGCCGGGCGGCATCATCAATATCATGACGAAGCAGCCGCAGGCGGATCGGTATGCTTCGATCGAGCAGATCGTCGGCAGCTATAACTACTATCGCACGATGCTGGACGCCACGGGTCCGCTCGACGAAGGGAAGAAGTTTCTCTACCGCATCAACGGCGCCTATGAAAATACCGAGAGCTTTCGAGACCTCGTGCACGGGCAGCGCTACTTCGTTTCGCCAGTCTTTCTCTGGAAGGCGGGCAATAATACGTCGGTGACGATAGAAGGCGAGTACATCCGAGACCGCATGTCTTCCGATGCCGGGTTGCCGGCGATCGGCCGGAGCGTGGCCCCATTGCCGAGGAGCCGCTTTCTTGGAGAACCGTTTGATACTTCAGGAGTAGAGGAGGGACGTGTCAGCCTGCGTGTGAACCACCGGTTCAGCGATGCCTGGCGCATCGAGAGCCAGATCCGGATAGATGAAAGTACGATCAGCGGCCATTTCACGAACCCGATCGCAGTCCAGGCCAACAATACGACCCTCACCCGTAACGTGCTTGATCAACTCGCGGATACGTCCAGTTACTATTGGCGCAACGACGTCATCGGCAAGGTGGCAACCGGCTCCATCAAGCATGAAATTCTGACCGGCGTGGAACTGGGCAGGCAGAGCTCCTCGCTGGATCGAGCGCAGGCGCCGTTTGGCTCGATCAATATCTATAATCCGATCTACAACCAATTTCTGGTGCCCCCGCTGAATCTGACGAGATTTGCCCGGTCCTTCGCGAATGCCGTCGGCGGCTACGTGCAGGACCAGATCGCGCTCACGGATAATCTGTTTGTGCTCGCGGGCGCGCGAGGAGATTACTTCTACCAACACAGCACGGTCGCCGGAGGGGATACGAAAGCCGAAAACTGGGGCTTTAGCCCCCGTATCGGTGTCACGTATCAGCCGCTTCCAGCCGTAGCGTTTTATGCGAACGTCACGCGCTCGTTTCAGCCGACGTTCGGCCCGTTTGCCGCGGTGTCCAACTTGTACTTGCCGACGACCGGCACGCAGTACGAGGCGGGCATGAAAACCGATATTGTGCCCGGACGTTTAACCTCCACGATTGCGGTGTACCGCATCGACAAAAAGAACGTGCTGGCGGTCGATCCCACCAATTTCTTACTGCAGATTCAGACCGGCGGCCAACGCAGTCAAGGTGTGGAGCTCGACTTGGCGGCCCAACTCACCGATGCGTGGAAAGTCATTGCCACGTACGCATATACGGATGCGCGTGTCACCGCCGACACGACCATTCAAGTGGGGAACCGGTTACCGCTGATTTCCCGCAACACAGCCAGCTTCTGGACGACGTACGATTTCCTCGAGGGACCGCTCAAAGGATTCGGAACTGGAGCCGGCGTATTCATCGCGGGAGAACGAGCCGGCGATATCAACAACAGTTTCGAGTTGCCGGGATATGTGCGGACCGACGCGGCCTTGTATTATCGCAAGAACGAGATCTTCGACCGCACGAATCTGGTGGCTCAACTGAACTTCCAGAACCTCCTCAATCAGGACTATTACTACGGAGGGTTTCAAACCCGAGGGTCGGCTGGTTTCCCGGGAGCTCCGCTCAGCGTGTTAGGATCGATCAAATTTGAATTTTTTTAG